A DNA window from Halanaerobium saccharolyticum subsp. saccharolyticum DSM 6643 contains the following coding sequences:
- a CDS encoding betaine/proline/choline family ABC transporter ATP-binding protein (Members of the family are the ATP-binding subunit of ABC transporters for substrates such as betaine, L-proline or other amino acids, choline, carnitine, etc. The substrate specificity is best determined from the substrate-binding subunit, rather than this subunit, as it interacts with the permease subunit and not with substrate directly.) produces the protein MIRLENLSKIYSTAEEEAVSDLNLEVKEGEICVFVGPSGCGKTTTLKMINRLIEPSSGKIYINQKDAFSLKKSELRREIGYVIQEIGLFPHLTVKENVATVPKLLKWEQEKIDKRVKELIKVIGLDPDNHLHKYPHELSGGQQQRVGVARAMAADPPIMLMDEPFGAVDPITRADLQNEFLRLQKKINKTICFVTHDIDEAIKMGDKIAIMNQGELIQYDTPKNILFNPKNEFVEDFIGSDRGLKVLNLLKAKKVMKKEFFKVDRAESYEQVINKLEESKQKYILVTADKRKLMGYVNLKRLKENEEANWEKHIKMTPVIEEDASLKDVLNKMIENDVTLIPVVDSDNNLKATITMEIIQNYISDEYNQED, from the coding sequence TTGATTAGATTAGAAAATTTATCAAAAATTTATTCTACAGCGGAAGAAGAAGCAGTTTCAGATTTAAATTTAGAAGTTAAAGAAGGGGAAATTTGTGTTTTTGTAGGTCCTTCTGGTTGTGGTAAGACAACTACTCTAAAAATGATAAATAGATTAATTGAACCATCTTCCGGAAAAATTTATATTAATCAAAAAGATGCTTTTTCCTTGAAAAAAAGTGAATTAAGAAGAGAAATTGGATATGTAATTCAGGAAATAGGACTTTTTCCTCATTTAACAGTTAAAGAAAATGTTGCTACTGTACCAAAATTATTAAAATGGGAACAGGAAAAAATTGATAAAAGGGTAAAAGAATTAATAAAAGTAATCGGATTAGATCCTGATAATCATTTGCACAAATATCCACATGAACTTTCAGGTGGACAGCAGCAGCGAGTTGGCGTAGCTAGGGCAATGGCAGCAGATCCACCAATTATGCTGATGGATGAACCATTTGGGGCAGTTGATCCAATTACTAGAGCAGATTTGCAGAATGAATTTTTAAGACTGCAGAAAAAAATTAACAAGACTATTTGTTTTGTTACCCACGATATTGATGAAGCAATCAAGATGGGAGACAAAATTGCGATAATGAATCAGGGCGAATTGATTCAATATGATACCCCAAAAAACATTTTATTTAACCCGAAAAATGAATTTGTTGAAGATTTTATTGGTTCTGATAGAGGTTTAAAGGTTTTAAATCTTTTAAAAGCAAAAAAGGTAATGAAAAAAGAATTTTTTAAAGTAGATAGAGCTGAAAGTTATGAACAGGTAATCAATAAATTAGAAGAATCAAAGCAAAAATATATTCTTGTAACAGCTGATAAAAGAAAGCTGATGGGTTATGTTAATCTAAAAAGGCTTAAAGAAAATGAAGAAGCTAACTGGGAAAAACATATAAAAATGACACCAGTGATAGAAGAAGATGCATCTTTAAAAGATGTTTTAAATAAAATGATAGAAAATGATGTAACTTTAATTCCTGTAGTCGACAGTGATAATAACCTTAAAGCAACAATAACGATGGAGATTATTCAAAATTATATTAGCGATGAATATAATCAAGAAGACTAA
- a CDS encoding ABC transporter permease, translated as MAVIEYFLENSNKILEYTLAHLYLISISITLSLILWVSVGIIIRNREKTAKSLLGFGSLIMSVPSVSLYGILMTLPAFGLNMRSAVFALVLYSMIPIVRNVYTSLNEVDSAILESARGMGMTEKQILWKVQLPMAMPVIIAGIRVALVMMVGIATLAVFIGQRNLGQLIYQGIVRTKTEMIVSGAVLISLISIIVDIMMEILKRILVSPGLLKAESAGEGK; from the coding sequence ATGGCTGTAATTGAATATTTTCTTGAAAACTCGAATAAAATTTTAGAATATACATTAGCACATCTTTATTTGATTTCAATTTCAATTACACTTTCCTTGATTCTCTGGGTAAGTGTGGGAATTATAATTAGAAATAGAGAAAAAACAGCAAAGTCTTTATTGGGCTTTGGCAGCTTGATTATGTCAGTTCCCAGTGTCTCACTTTATGGTATATTAATGACATTACCTGCTTTTGGTCTTAATATGAGAAGCGCAGTATTTGCCCTGGTTTTATATTCAATGATTCCTATTGTTAGAAATGTTTATACTTCTTTAAATGAAGTTGATTCAGCTATTTTGGAATCAGCAAGAGGTATGGGGATGACAGAAAAACAGATTCTTTGGAAGGTGCAGCTGCCGATGGCGATGCCTGTTATTATTGCAGGGATAAGAGTTGCACTTGTAATGATGGTTGGAATTGCAACTCTGGCAGTTTTTATAGGTCAGCGTAATTTAGGACAGCTTATCTATCAGGGGATTGTTAGAACTAAAACAGAAATGATAGTTAGTGGTGCTGTTTTAATTTCATTAATTTCAATTATTGTTGATATTATGATGGAGATTTTAAAAAGAATTTTAGTCTCACCTGGTTTATTAAAAGCAGAATCAGCCGGGGAGGGAAAATAA
- a CDS encoding ABC transporter permease, with translation MWNEIWQIFLNEGIALMIEHLQLVGLAVSAAIIIALPSGILLSRDIMKDYTGKIISVFNVAQGLPSLAIIALFLPLLGIGFIPAVTALTIYALLPIVRNTIAGINNVEDEIIEAARGMGMNSFQVLYKVELPLALPIIIAGIQTASVVTVGTAVISNLIGAGGLGQLIFTGLVRFDTRKILLGSILSAIIAIIIDRLFDLLEKMLQNN, from the coding sequence ATGTGGAATGAAATATGGCAAATTTTTCTAAATGAAGGTATTGCTTTAATGATTGAACATTTACAATTGGTTGGATTGGCAGTATCAGCTGCGATTATAATTGCCCTTCCATCTGGTATATTACTAAGTCGGGATATCATGAAAGATTATACTGGGAAAATAATTTCAGTGTTTAATGTTGCTCAGGGATTACCCAGTCTGGCAATAATTGCTCTTTTTCTGCCGCTTTTGGGTATTGGTTTTATTCCAGCTGTAACTGCTCTGACTATTTATGCCTTACTGCCAATTGTTCGGAATACTATAGCAGGAATAAATAATGTAGAAGATGAAATAATAGAGGCTGCTCGAGGAATGGGTATGAATTCCTTTCAGGTTTTGTATAAGGTAGAATTACCTCTTGCTCTGCCAATTATTATTGCTGGTATACAGACAGCTTCTGTTGTAACTGTAGGTACGGCAGTGATTTCAAATTTAATAGGAGCTGGTGGCTTAGGCCAATTAATTTTTACAGGCTTGGTTAGATTTGATACTCGGAAAATTTTACTTGGTTCTATTTTATCTGCAATAATTGCTATAATAATTGATCGTTTATTTGATCTTTTGGAGAAAATGTTGCAGAATAATTAA
- a CDS encoding ABC transporter substrate-binding protein, protein MLKKKKFVFSLLVISLVFTLFLTGCGQDEAQNANTTAETEKAEEVEGIRLATTIDFFERDDGLSGLEKAYGFEFNDSNVNTMQPGLGYEALDSNKVDVAIGFATDGRIASMNLRILEDDKGFFPVYNPAPTIRGEILESYPELKSLINELPPLLGQEKQIELNKRVAVEEESPAKVAEDFLKENDLLAEEAEEKEGPTIAVASKPWTEQLILGHMTIKLLESHGYPVEDRTSLGETAVLRPAIESGEIDMYWEYTGTTLMTTMGYEEEIIESEEAYQTVKEWDAENNNIIWLDYAEANNTFCLLMKENKAEEMGIEKISDLEEHIK, encoded by the coding sequence ATGTTAAAGAAGAAAAAGTTTGTATTTTCTTTATTGGTAATTTCTTTAGTTTTTACTCTATTCTTAACTGGCTGTGGACAAGATGAGGCTCAAAATGCGAATACAACTGCTGAAACAGAAAAAGCAGAAGAAGTAGAAGGTATCAGATTGGCAACAACTATTGATTTTTTTGAAAGAGACGATGGTCTTAGTGGTTTAGAAAAAGCATATGGTTTTGAATTTAATGATAGTAATGTAAATACAATGCAGCCTGGACTTGGCTATGAAGCTTTAGATTCAAATAAGGTTGATGTAGCAATTGGTTTTGCTACAGACGGAAGAATTGCTTCTATGAATCTCAGAATCTTAGAAGACGATAAAGGTTTTTTCCCAGTTTATAATCCAGCCCCAACTATAAGAGGAGAAATTTTAGAAAGCTATCCCGAACTAAAAAGTTTAATTAATGAATTACCACCGCTGCTTGGTCAGGAAAAACAAATAGAATTAAATAAAAGAGTGGCTGTGGAAGAAGAATCACCAGCAAAAGTTGCTGAAGACTTTCTAAAAGAAAATGATCTTTTAGCTGAAGAAGCAGAAGAAAAAGAAGGACCTACAATTGCAGTTGCTTCCAAACCCTGGACGGAACAGTTGATTTTAGGACATATGACTATCAAGCTTTTAGAAAGTCATGGGTATCCTGTTGAAGACAGAACCAGTCTTGGTGAAACAGCAGTTTTAAGACCTGCTATTGAATCTGGTGAAATTGATATGTACTGGGAGTATACAGGAACCACTTTAATGACAACTATGGGTTATGAAGAAGAAATTATTGAATCAGAAGAGGCTTATCAGACTGTAAAAGAATGGGATGCAGAAAATAATAATATTATCTGGCTTGATTATGCAGAAGCAAATAACACTTTTTGTCTGTTGATGAAAGAGAATAAAGCAGAAGAAATGGGTATTGAAAAAATTAGTGATCTAGAAGAACACATTAAATAA
- a CDS encoding NAD(P)/FAD-dependent oxidoreductase, which translates to MSKKDYDVIIIGAGPTGIFTAMEFVKKEAELDILILEKGTDLERRVCPMKENPGMGCVNCPSCAIVSGWGGAGAYSDGKLSLSPDIGGNLENYIGRQQLIDNISYADDIYMEFGAPDRIFGVAEDKQDEIRKKAVKAELKFIPASLRHLGTGYSQVVLQNMQDFLEEKGVEIRFGVNVKKFIVEDDKIEAVKTAAGDKITANYVMAAAGRENAEWLTNEAKKLDIETAINPVDIGVRVECPAAITEYMTDNLYESKLIYHTPTFDDKVRTFCMSPYGEVVSENNQGLITVNGHSHSDIKTHNTNFALLVSKTFTEPFHEPITYGKDIAKLANLLAGGVLVQRLGDLLDGRRTTEERLERSVTEPTLKDATPGDLSLVLPHRHLTGIIEMLKALDKITPGIYGRDTLLYGVEVKFYSSRLNIDDNLESKVENLFFGGDGAGITRGLMQASVSGIVIARSIMEKLNSK; encoded by the coding sequence ATGAGCAAAAAAGATTATGATGTGATTATCATTGGCGCTGGACCGACTGGAATATTTACTGCAATGGAATTTGTCAAAAAAGAAGCAGAATTAGATATTCTAATTTTGGAAAAAGGTACTGATTTAGAAAGAAGAGTCTGTCCAATGAAAGAGAATCCAGGCATGGGATGTGTTAATTGTCCAAGCTGTGCAATAGTATCAGGTTGGGGTGGAGCTGGAGCCTATAGTGATGGAAAACTTTCACTTTCCCCTGATATTGGTGGAAATCTGGAAAATTATATAGGTAGACAGCAGTTAATTGATAATATTTCTTATGCGGATGATATTTATATGGAATTTGGTGCTCCAGACCGAATATTTGGAGTTGCCGAAGATAAACAGGATGAAATCAGAAAAAAAGCTGTTAAAGCTGAATTAAAATTTATTCCTGCTAGTTTAAGACACTTAGGAACGGGATATAGTCAAGTTGTTTTACAGAACATGCAGGATTTTTTAGAAGAAAAGGGAGTAGAAATTAGATTTGGAGTAAATGTTAAAAAGTTTATAGTAGAAGATGATAAAATTGAAGCAGTAAAAACCGCTGCTGGAGATAAAATAACAGCTAATTATGTAATGGCTGCAGCCGGTAGAGAAAATGCAGAATGGTTAACAAACGAAGCTAAAAAATTAGATATAGAAACAGCAATAAATCCAGTTGATATTGGTGTTAGAGTTGAGTGCCCGGCAGCTATAACAGAATATATGACTGATAATTTATATGAATCAAAGTTAATTTACCATACACCTACTTTTGATGATAAGGTTAGAACATTTTGTATGTCTCCATATGGAGAGGTCGTTAGTGAAAATAATCAGGGGTTGATCACTGTAAATGGTCATAGTCACTCTGATATTAAAACACATAACACAAATTTTGCACTTTTAGTGAGTAAGACATTTACCGAACCATTTCATGAACCGATTACCTATGGTAAAGATATTGCTAAACTAGCTAATTTATTAGCTGGAGGAGTCTTAGTTCAAAGATTAGGTGATTTACTTGATGGAAGAAGGACTACTGAAGAAAGACTTGAAAGATCTGTTACAGAGCCAACTTTAAAAGATGCAACTCCTGGAGATTTATCATTAGTTTTACCTCATAGACACCTAACAGGAATTATTGAAATGTTAAAAGCATTAGACAAAATAACTCCTGGCATTTATGGGCGTGATACTTTACTTTATGGTGTGGAAGTTAAATTTTATTCATCTAGACTGAATATTGATGACAATTTAGAATCTAAAGTAGAAAATTTATTTTTTGGAGGCGATGGAGCAGGTATAACAAGAGGATTAATGCAGGCTTCGGTTTCAGGAATAGTTATTGCACGTTCAATAATGGAAAAGTTAAATAGTAAATAA
- a CDS encoding redoxin domain-containing protein has product MKLNVGDRIPNLKLRDHNEEEVTLDDFDGKNVLLSFHPLAWTSVCRDQMQALEANYEEFEKNDTVPLGISVDPIPSKRAWAEKMGLENLRLLSDFWPHGIFASKLGIFIEDKGISGRVNILVDDQGEVLWIKEYDIPELPDMDEVLDAVKNNS; this is encoded by the coding sequence ATGAAATTAAATGTAGGAGATAGAATTCCAAATTTAAAATTAAGAGACCATAATGAAGAAGAAGTTACTTTAGATGATTTTGATGGTAAAAATGTATTATTATCATTTCATCCTTTAGCCTGGACAAGTGTTTGTCGTGATCAGATGCAGGCTCTAGAAGCAAATTATGAAGAATTCGAAAAAAATGACACAGTTCCTCTTGGAATTAGTGTTGATCCAATTCCTTCTAAGCGAGCATGGGCAGAAAAGATGGGCTTAGAAAATTTAAGACTTTTATCTGATTTTTGGCCTCATGGAATTTTCGCTTCAAAATTGGGGATTTTTATAGAAGATAAAGGAATTTCAGGTCGAGTAAACATCTTAGTGGATGATCAGGGTGAGGTTCTTTGGATCAAAGAATATGACATTCCAGAATTACCAGATATGGATGAAGTATTAGATGCTGTAAAAAATAACTCTTAA
- a CDS encoding DUF456 domain-containing protein: protein MEKLDIFLIIMVLILFAVEIAAIFLPVLPDSVFFWAAVILFRVIKTGISYSPYFWTGAILITVLIFFADYLANAYFIKKRGGSNRTIFAAVFGMLFGTIFLGPLGFIIAPFILIFVTEYWQSRNKENSFKLALGSIFAFLTSTAVRLSMQIFLMIWFFIEIY, encoded by the coding sequence GTGGAAAAATTGGATATATTTTTAATAATTATGGTTCTGATTTTATTTGCAGTGGAGATTGCTGCAATATTTTTACCAGTTTTACCTGACTCTGTTTTTTTCTGGGCAGCTGTTATTTTATTTAGAGTAATTAAAACAGGAATAAGTTATTCTCCATATTTTTGGACTGGAGCAATTTTAATAACAGTGCTTATATTTTTCGCAGATTATCTAGCAAATGCTTATTTCATTAAAAAACGTGGTGGAAGTAACAGAACTATATTTGCAGCTGTTTTTGGCATGCTGTTTGGAACAATATTTCTAGGTCCTTTAGGATTTATAATTGCGCCATTTATATTAATTTTTGTTACAGAATATTGGCAGAGTAGAAATAAAGAAAATTCATTTAAACTTGCATTAGGAAGTATTTTTGCATTTTTAACTAGTACAGCTGTTAGATTAAGTATGCAGATTTTTTTAATGATCTGGTTTTTTATTGAAATATATTAA
- a CDS encoding UvrD-helicase domain-containing protein — translation MYKIYSGSTGSGKSSKLKADYQKLASEIGSEKILLFLNSARSVSQFREEINLKMIGNLNVYTYFGFVNQQLNKHWPAVERKYSGENQVIEPTFMNIETSHFLMSNYVAKYRKDKAYFRNIKARPVQIAVQLIDNLNLAAFNMLDFEELQRRLLSWTQNDDQRKEYAEQSIEIMKTFRNFSLNYRLFDYSAAITLFNKFLLADTEYLNDLNNKYQYLLVDDLEKVVPAGQNLIKTLTKFNLQGIFTFNESGGFNRFFGGNPASAKKKFFNSEAEIIKLEKSYTAAKSSSKLAAEIKEVVKERRSNLVQSKLLLEEIDNELRGEMLINVGKKIISLLKKGVKADEIAIISPKIDKVLSFSLEQILEKNGYQLSNFNRSKRLIDIPFARALLILYLFHCGRTNIVGVSSLQQALSLLLELDPLRSYILAEEIAASGMKFIDLDQSNLREKINFQSAEKYDYLKEWLHDKKEEEKLEIEDFFQLVFSELLAPLNPSQEDIFACRQMIESVARFHQAVENFHHEKEDLSERYINMIYEGTLAAETLFKGQEKEKGVILASPYKFLFSPELSGVDYLFLLDISSSDWMQSIAKELVNPYIYTEQWQQSKVWDDLVDQQIRLNQLSDFLISLIYKVKKGIYIADSFLNSSGREQEGPLYRWFDVRGE, via the coding sequence GTGTATAAAATTTATAGTGGAAGCACAGGCAGTGGTAAAAGCTCAAAATTAAAAGCTGACTATCAGAAATTAGCTTCTGAAATTGGCAGTGAAAAAATATTATTATTTTTAAATTCTGCTCGTTCTGTCAGTCAATTTAGAGAAGAAATTAATTTGAAAATGATTGGCAACTTAAATGTTTATACTTATTTTGGTTTTGTAAATCAACAGCTGAATAAACATTGGCCAGCTGTAGAAAGAAAATATAGTGGGGAAAATCAAGTCATTGAGCCAACTTTTATGAACATAGAGACTTCTCATTTTTTGATGAGCAATTATGTTGCAAAATATAGAAAAGATAAAGCTTATTTTCGCAATATTAAAGCCAGGCCAGTTCAAATTGCGGTACAGCTAATTGATAATTTAAATCTAGCTGCTTTTAATATGCTTGATTTTGAAGAGTTACAGCGGCGATTACTGAGCTGGACTCAAAATGATGATCAAAGAAAAGAATATGCTGAACAATCAATAGAAATCATGAAGACCTTTAGAAATTTTTCTCTAAACTATAGACTGTTTGATTATTCAGCTGCAATAACTTTATTTAATAAATTTTTGCTGGCAGATACAGAATATCTAAATGATTTAAATAATAAATATCAATATCTATTAGTAGATGACTTAGAAAAAGTTGTTCCTGCTGGACAAAACTTAATAAAAACTTTAACTAAATTTAATTTGCAGGGAATTTTCACTTTTAATGAAAGTGGTGGTTTTAACAGATTTTTTGGTGGTAACCCTGCCTCAGCAAAAAAGAAATTTTTTAATTCAGAAGCAGAAATAATTAAATTAGAAAAAAGTTATACAGCTGCAAAATCAAGTAGTAAATTGGCAGCAGAAATAAAAGAAGTAGTAAAAGAAAGAAGATCAAATTTAGTGCAGTCAAAACTTTTGTTAGAAGAAATAGATAATGAATTAAGAGGAGAGATGTTGATTAATGTTGGCAAAAAAATTATTTCTCTGCTTAAAAAAGGGGTTAAGGCTGATGAGATAGCTATTATTTCTCCTAAAATTGATAAAGTATTAAGTTTTAGTTTAGAACAGATTTTAGAGAAAAATGGTTATCAATTAAGTAATTTTAACCGTTCTAAACGTTTAATAGACATTCCTTTTGCTAGGGCTCTTTTGATTTTATATTTGTTTCATTGTGGAAGGACAAATATTGTTGGAGTTTCCTCATTACAGCAGGCTCTTTCTCTGCTTTTGGAACTAGATCCTTTACGCTCTTATATACTAGCAGAAGAAATTGCAGCTTCTGGAATGAAATTTATTGATCTTGATCAATCTAATCTAAGAGAGAAGATCAATTTTCAGTCTGCAGAGAAATATGATTATTTAAAAGAATGGCTGCATGATAAAAAAGAAGAAGAGAAATTAGAAATAGAAGATTTTTTTCAATTAGTTTTTAGTGAACTATTGGCACCTTTAAATCCTTCTCAAGAGGATATTTTTGCCTGTAGACAGATGATTGAATCAGTTGCTCGTTTTCATCAAGCAGTAGAAAACTTTCATCACGAAAAAGAGGATTTAAGTGAACGGTATATAAATATGATTTATGAAGGAACTTTAGCTGCCGAAACACTCTTTAAAGGTCAAGAAAAAGAAAAGGGTGTTATACTGGCTTCCCCTTATAAATTTTTGTTTTCTCCAGAACTAAGTGGTGTTGATTATTTATTTTTACTTGATATTTCAAGTAGTGATTGGATGCAGAGTATTGCAAAAGAATTAGTTAATCCCTATATTTATACTGAACAATGGCAGCAGAGTAAAGTATGGGATGATCTGGTTGATCAGCAAATTCGACTAAATCAGCTTAGCGATTTTTTGATAAGTCTAATTTATAAAGTGAAAAAAGGTATATATATAGCAGATAGTTTTTTAAACAGCAGTGGTAGAGAGCAGGAAGGACCACTTTATCGCTGGTTTGATGTGAGAGGAGAGTAA
- a CDS encoding ATP-dependent helicase — MDFKPRPGQKEVLEYQNGQLAVPAVPGAGKTTVLAHLAAELIDTKLKNDQKILIVTYMNSAVANFRKRIGDFLAAKGLPRSRGYSVKTLHSLALGIIKEKPEARLINQEFELIESGKRYRWIKDLCRKWAGENNELLKQFFNLEKNSYRFDKYLKKWEEEDFPAFVASMISYFKLKLLEGEELKNMVKYSNLKSANILTPAAEIFSEYEFRMAQAGLLDFDDLVQQSLKLLKEDNEFAERIAAQYAYVFEDEAQDSNQAQEEMLYLLAGEENNLVRVGDSNQAITGTFTLSDPDIFRSYCKKEGVRVETMAVSSRSSQDIIDLANYLVDWSQEEFSDREIDPLEAKYIKAAAVDDPAPNPQPKDYRIGSKAFKDWKTEKKFIAKQALRKAEENNKETTAVLMPTGWQLEEIAREINKLGGEFQIAGSSSKDVFLTELEVILKFLTSPAASDNLKLVFIEIFGKEKPELNQILEEILEDNQNHEIIFPLSGLNRDNFDLEFRKREIFEEFFKSLTQIQGWLEASMELPPDELVLFLAERIGLTGKKLALAQNLALEFGRLLNENPAWRLDQLTAELPEIRDRIKQFAETLTEMEGFESKPDQVTLSTLHKAKGMEWDTVFIGSLTSSHFQHDNDDYFMGEKFYLNEEIKNPKASARAELEYILNEKKERNADYKARQKLIAERVRLLYVGITRARRNLFLSTHKKHGKWEKDPAFIFSSLKKFIDEKKSSSRKE, encoded by the coding sequence ATGGATTTTAAACCGAGGCCTGGGCAGAAAGAGGTATTAGAATATCAAAATGGACAGCTTGCTGTTCCAGCTGTTCCAGGGGCAGGTAAGACAACAGTTCTTGCTCATCTGGCAGCAGAATTAATTGACACAAAATTAAAGAATGATCAAAAAATATTAATTGTAACATATATGAATTCAGCTGTAGCAAATTTTCGCAAAAGAATTGGAGATTTTTTAGCAGCAAAAGGACTGCCAAGAAGTCGAGGCTACAGTGTTAAAACGCTTCATTCACTTGCTTTAGGAATTATTAAAGAAAAACCTGAAGCAAGACTAATAAATCAAGAGTTTGAATTAATTGAATCAGGCAAACGTTATCGTTGGATTAAAGATCTATGTCGTAAATGGGCAGGAGAAAATAATGAACTATTAAAGCAATTTTTTAATTTAGAAAAAAATAGTTATAGATTTGATAAATACTTAAAAAAATGGGAAGAAGAAGACTTTCCAGCTTTTGTGGCCTCAATGATTTCATATTTTAAACTTAAGCTGCTTGAGGGAGAAGAATTAAAAAATATGGTTAAATACTCAAATCTTAAATCTGCAAATATTTTGACTCCAGCAGCAGAGATATTTTCGGAATATGAATTTAGAATGGCTCAGGCAGGACTTTTAGATTTTGATGACCTGGTTCAGCAGAGCTTGAAACTCCTAAAGGAAGATAATGAATTTGCTGAACGAATTGCTGCTCAGTATGCATATGTGTTTGAAGATGAAGCTCAAGATTCAAATCAAGCCCAGGAGGAAATGCTTTATCTGCTTGCTGGAGAAGAAAATAATTTGGTTAGAGTTGGAGACAGTAATCAGGCAATTACAGGTACATTTACTCTTTCAGATCCAGATATTTTTCGAAGCTACTGTAAAAAAGAGGGAGTTAGGGTTGAAACTATGGCAGTTTCGAGCCGCAGCAGTCAAGATATTATTGATCTAGCAAATTATCTTGTTGACTGGAGTCAAGAAGAGTTTTCTGATAGAGAGATAGATCCTCTAGAAGCTAAGTATATAAAAGCAGCTGCTGTTGATGATCCAGCACCTAACCCTCAGCCTAAAGATTATAGAATAGGAAGTAAAGCTTTTAAAGATTGGAAAACAGAAAAAAAATTTATAGCAAAACAGGCATTACGGAAAGCAGAAGAAAACAATAAAGAAACAACAGCTGTATTAATGCCAACAGGCTGGCAGCTGGAAGAAATAGCAAGAGAAATTAATAAGTTGGGCGGGGAATTTCAAATTGCTGGCAGCAGTTCTAAGGATGTTTTTTTAACAGAGTTAGAGGTTATTTTAAAATTTTTGACTTCTCCAGCTGCATCTGATAATTTAAAACTAGTTTTTATTGAAATTTTTGGAAAAGAAAAACCAGAACTAAATCAAATACTAGAAGAAATTTTAGAAGATAATCAGAATCATGAAATTATTTTCCCCTTATCAGGTTTGAATAGAGATAACTTTGACTTAGAATTTAGAAAAAGAGAAATTTTTGAAGAATTTTTTAAAAGTTTAACACAAATTCAGGGTTGGCTTGAAGCTTCGATGGAATTACCTCCTGATGAACTTGTTTTATTTTTGGCAGAAAGAATCGGTCTTACAGGGAAAAAACTTGCTCTGGCCCAAAACTTAGCTTTAGAGTTTGGTAGACTTTTAAACGAAAACCCAGCCTGGAGATTAGATCAATTAACTGCAGAACTTCCAGAAATAAGAGACCGAATTAAACAGTTTGCTGAAACATTAACTGAAATGGAGGGGTTTGAGTCTAAGCCTGATCAGGTGACTCTATCTACTCTTCATAAAGCTAAAGGTATGGAATGGGATACCGTTTTTATTGGTAGTTTAACTTCAAGTCATTTTCAACATGATAATGATGACTATTTTATGGGAGAAAAATTTTATTTAAATGAAGAAATAAAAAATCCTAAAGCCTCAGCGAGAGCGGAATTAGAATATATTTTAAATGAGAAAAAAGAGAGAAATGCTGATTATAAAGCTAGACAAAAATTGATAGCTGAAAGAGTGCGTCTTCTTTATGTTGGAATTACTCGTGCGCGGCGAAATCTTTTTTTAAGTACTCATAAAAAACATGGTAAGTGGGAAAAAGATCCTGCGTTTATTTTTAGTTCTTTAAAAAAATTTATTGATGAAAAAAAGAGCAGCAGTCGAAAGGAGTAA